Proteins co-encoded in one uncultured Draconibacterium sp. genomic window:
- the pepT gene encoding peptidase T yields MEKVVERFINYAKQYTTSDPKSKTYPSTERQLVFMKKLVEELKGIGLSEVEMDKYGYVTATIPAKGVSDCPVVGFISHVDTSPDFSGESVDPQIVENYDGCTICLKNKVCIDPKQFPELLNYKGQDIITADGTTLLGADDKAGVAEIVTAAEQLLNSPDLKHGKIRIAFTPDEEIGKGTDFFDVKKFGADFAYTLDGGEVGELEYENFNAAGATIKIKGLSVHPGSAKDKMINALLVAHKLISMLPPTQRPEHTEKYEGFYHLLSMNGGVEEAELEYIIRDHDKTKFEKKKQFLSDVVKLINTEYGKEIVELKMEDQYYNMREKVEPVKYIIDIAEKAMIDAGVEPKIKAIRGGTDGARLSYDGLPCPNIFAGGHNFHGPFEFVPIPSMLKSVEVILSIAEAVGKVKK; encoded by the coding sequence ATGGAAAAAGTAGTAGAACGATTTATCAATTACGCAAAACAATACACCACTTCCGATCCAAAAAGTAAAACTTACCCAAGTACAGAACGCCAGCTGGTTTTTATGAAAAAACTGGTTGAGGAGTTGAAAGGGATTGGATTGAGCGAAGTGGAAATGGATAAATATGGTTATGTAACAGCAACTATTCCGGCCAAAGGCGTTAGCGACTGCCCGGTGGTTGGTTTTATTTCTCATGTTGATACCAGCCCCGATTTTTCGGGCGAAAGTGTTGATCCGCAGATTGTGGAGAATTATGATGGCTGTACCATTTGTCTAAAAAACAAAGTTTGTATCGATCCAAAGCAGTTTCCCGAGTTATTAAATTACAAAGGACAGGATATTATTACTGCAGATGGGACGACGCTGTTGGGAGCCGACGATAAAGCAGGAGTAGCCGAAATTGTTACCGCTGCCGAGCAGTTATTAAATTCACCGGATTTAAAACACGGAAAAATCCGCATTGCTTTTACGCCCGACGAGGAGATTGGTAAAGGAACCGACTTTTTTGATGTGAAGAAGTTTGGAGCTGACTTTGCTTATACTCTTGATGGTGGAGAGGTTGGTGAGCTGGAATATGAAAACTTTAACGCGGCTGGAGCTACCATTAAAATTAAAGGTTTAAGCGTACATCCCGGATCGGCGAAAGACAAAATGATTAATGCTCTGTTGGTAGCACATAAGTTAATTTCCATGCTACCTCCAACACAGCGTCCGGAACATACCGAGAAATACGAAGGTTTTTACCATCTGTTGTCAATGAACGGCGGAGTTGAAGAAGCGGAACTGGAATATATTATCCGCGATCATGACAAAACTAAATTCGAGAAGAAAAAGCAATTTTTGAGCGATGTGGTAAAACTGATTAATACCGAGTACGGAAAGGAAATTGTGGAACTGAAGATGGAAGATCAGTACTACAACATGCGCGAAAAGGTAGAGCCGGTAAAATACATTATTGATATTGCAGAAAAGGCAATGATTGATGCCGGAGTGGAGCCAAAAATTAAGGCGATTCGTGGTGGTACCGATGGCGCACGACTTTCATACGACGGGCTGCCTTGTCCGAATATTTTTGCCGGTGGTCATAATTTTCACGGACCGTTTGAGTTTGTGCCAATTCCGTCGATGTTAAAATCGGTTGAAGTGATTCTGAGCATCGCAGAAGCGGTAGGAAAAGTAAAAAAATAG
- the proS gene encoding proline--tRNA ligase, whose protein sequence is MAKELTSRSENYSQWYQDLVIKADLAENSAVRGCMVIKPYGYAIWEKMQAELDRMFKETGHENAYFPLFIPKSFFSKEADHVEGFAKECAVVTHYRLKNDEENGGVIVDPDAKLEEELIVRPTSETIIWNTYKNWIQSYRDLPILCNQWANVVRWEMRTRLFLRTAEFLWQEGHTAHATKAEAIEETEKIINLYANFAENFMAVPVIKGLKSANERFAGALETYSIEALMQDGKALQSGTSHFLGQNFAKAFDVKFATKEGTEDYVWATSWGVSTRLMGALIMAHSDDNGLVLPPKLAPFQVVIVPIYRKEEQLAAITEKVDEIIAKLKAKGITVKFDDRDTRKPGWKFAEYELKGVPVRLAMGPRDLENGTVEVARRDNLTKEVTSLDNIDEYVEKLLEDIQQNIYQKAFDYRAENTRKVDTWEEFKEVLTTKSGFISAHWDGTPETEEAIKNETKATIRCMPLEYEEEEGVCVYSGKPSKRRVLFALAY, encoded by the coding sequence ATGGCGAAAGAATTGACCTCGCGTAGCGAGAATTATTCACAATGGTACCAGGATTTGGTAATTAAAGCAGACCTTGCCGAGAATTCAGCGGTAAGGGGATGTATGGTTATAAAGCCTTATGGCTATGCCATTTGGGAGAAAATGCAGGCCGAGTTAGACCGTATGTTTAAGGAGACCGGACATGAAAACGCATATTTCCCGCTTTTTATACCCAAATCTTTTTTTAGTAAAGAGGCTGATCATGTTGAAGGATTTGCAAAAGAGTGTGCAGTTGTAACTCATTATCGTTTAAAAAACGATGAGGAAAATGGTGGTGTAATTGTTGACCCGGATGCTAAACTGGAAGAGGAACTAATTGTACGCCCGACTTCTGAAACTATAATCTGGAATACGTATAAAAACTGGATCCAGTCGTACCGCGATCTGCCAATTCTTTGCAACCAGTGGGCCAATGTTGTACGTTGGGAAATGCGTACCCGTCTGTTTTTGCGTACTGCTGAGTTTTTGTGGCAGGAAGGTCACACGGCACACGCCACAAAGGCAGAGGCCATTGAGGAAACGGAAAAAATTATAAATCTATATGCCAACTTTGCTGAGAACTTTATGGCTGTTCCGGTTATAAAAGGTTTAAAATCGGCCAACGAACGTTTTGCCGGTGCTTTAGAAACTTATTCTATTGAAGCCTTGATGCAGGATGGAAAAGCATTACAATCGGGAACTTCGCATTTTCTGGGACAGAATTTTGCCAAAGCTTTTGATGTGAAATTTGCAACCAAAGAAGGCACCGAAGATTATGTTTGGGCAACATCATGGGGTGTTTCAACCCGTTTGATGGGGGCTTTGATTATGGCTCACTCTGATGATAATGGCTTGGTACTTCCTCCAAAACTGGCACCTTTCCAGGTGGTAATTGTTCCTATTTATCGTAAAGAGGAACAACTGGCAGCTATTACTGAAAAAGTTGATGAAATTATTGCTAAGTTAAAAGCAAAAGGTATTACCGTGAAATTCGATGACCGCGATACGCGTAAACCGGGATGGAAATTTGCTGAATACGAATTGAAAGGTGTTCCTGTACGTTTGGCAATGGGACCACGCGATTTGGAGAACGGAACAGTTGAAGTTGCCCGTCGTGACAACCTGACAAAAGAAGTTACTTCGCTTGACAATATTGACGAATACGTCGAAAAGTTGTTGGAAGACATTCAGCAAAATATTTACCAGAAAGCTTTTGATTACAGAGCAGAAAATACACGCAAAGTGGATACCTGGGAAGAGTTTAAAGAAGTGTTGACCACAAAAAGTGGTTTTATTTCAGCACACTGGGATGGCACTCCTGAAACCGAGGAAGCCATTAAAAACGAAACTAAGGCAACTATTCGTTGTATGCCATTGGAATACGAAGAGGAAGAAGGTGTTTGTGTTTATTCGGGCAAGCCTTCAAAACGCAGAGTATTGTTTGCATTGGCTTACTAA
- a CDS encoding outer membrane protein transport protein yields the protein MKKNISILFLALFMPFFIQAQDLLDALRYSNIQVSGTARAGGMGNAFGALGGDFTSISINPAGLGVYRTSELTITPKFTYGRSEANYMNTLMEDNKYNIALNNLSYVTVIPTASRSDVGLISVNLGIGYNRLKDFNSNWLMGASGVTSSILDAWIENANEENPYTDPRTYEFYDNLAIAEYGGVNLIYKEANSDIWKSDIQRNPYDQYIENDPVAQRKSISRTGSIDEYNFAVGLNFNHKLYLGGTLGVTDIYYRESSTYEEWDEQNIIPNFESLQFDEYLRTTGTGYNFKFGIIYKPINEIRLGASIHTPTFYDLHDFYHTEMYATINFTDGTQNQEALSRLSNLDYRLHTPFRATFSGAFVIAKKGLISVDYEYVDYSSAKLRNGNFTTANQEIKEASKSVGNIRVGGELRATNNLSLRAGYEYYPSAYKSTAFGNDQFKSNDELSVYSAGLGYRFSNFTFDIAYRLTNMMEYELPYASPVSATYPVPKAAGFDGTTHDIMFTLGFKF from the coding sequence ATGAAAAAAAATATTAGCATACTTTTTTTAGCCCTTTTTATGCCCTTTTTTATACAGGCACAAGATTTGCTCGATGCACTGCGCTATTCCAATATTCAGGTATCAGGAACAGCACGTGCAGGTGGAATGGGTAATGCCTTTGGAGCTTTAGGCGGCGATTTTACTTCTATCAGTATCAATCCGGCCGGCTTGGGTGTTTATCGTACATCGGAATTAACCATTACCCCAAAATTCACATACGGCAGATCGGAAGCGAATTACATGAATACATTGATGGAAGATAACAAATACAACATTGCCTTAAATAATTTAAGCTATGTAACTGTTATTCCAACTGCTTCGCGCAGCGATGTTGGACTTATCAGCGTTAACCTCGGAATTGGTTACAACCGTTTGAAAGATTTTAACAGCAACTGGCTAATGGGAGCCTCGGGAGTAACTAGTTCGATTTTAGATGCCTGGATTGAAAACGCAAATGAAGAAAATCCATATACAGATCCGAGGACATACGAGTTTTACGATAATTTGGCTATTGCGGAATATGGTGGTGTAAATTTAATATATAAAGAGGCTAACTCAGATATATGGAAAAGTGATATTCAAAGAAATCCTTATGACCAATACATTGAAAATGATCCGGTAGCACAACGAAAAAGTATATCGCGCACAGGATCGATAGATGAATATAACTTTGCCGTTGGTTTAAATTTCAACCATAAACTTTATTTAGGGGGAACACTGGGGGTAACCGATATTTACTATCGCGAATCGAGCACTTACGAAGAATGGGATGAGCAGAATATAATTCCGAATTTTGAAAGTTTACAATTTGACGAATACCTGAGAACAACAGGTACAGGATACAATTTCAAATTTGGGATAATCTATAAACCAATAAACGAAATACGTTTGGGAGCATCAATCCACACACCAACATTCTATGATTTGCACGATTTTTACCATACAGAAATGTATGCAACGATTAACTTCACAGACGGAACGCAAAACCAGGAGGCATTATCACGTTTAAGTAATCTCGATTATCGTTTGCACACACCGTTTCGTGCAACATTTAGCGGTGCTTTTGTTATTGCGAAGAAAGGTTTAATCAGTGTTGATTATGAATATGTTGATTACTCATCAGCAAAACTCAGAAATGGTAATTTTACGACTGCCAATCAGGAAATAAAAGAAGCTTCAAAATCGGTTGGAAACATCCGTGTTGGTGGAGAATTGCGTGCAACTAATAATTTAAGTTTACGTGCCGGTTACGAATATTACCCGTCTGCATATAAATCAACCGCATTTGGAAATGACCAGTTTAAATCGAACGATGAATTGAGTGTTTATTCGGCAGGTTTAGGGTATCGTTTTAGCAACTTCACCTTTGATATTGCTTACCGCTTAACTAATATGATGGAATATGAACTTCCCTATGCCTCTCCCGTTTCAGCTACTTACCCTGTACCCAAAGCAGCCGGATTTGATGGAACAACGCACGACATAATGTTTACACTGGGATTTAAATTCTAG